One genomic window of uncultured delta proteobacterium includes the following:
- the ackA gene encoding Acetate kinase has protein sequence MKVLVINCGSSSFKYQILEMPKGETLCSGLVERIGDAVGALTHKIYKNWEEKKYAFEQPFPDHTAGMRAVVKLLTDPEKGVIKDLSEITAVGHRTVQGGERFIKACVVGEEEKKAIRDLSPLAPLHNPANLQGIEVAQELFPNAPSVAVFDTEFHATMPPQSYIYAVPYEYYEKYGVRRYGFHGTSHQYVAETAAEFLGKKFEEFNCITCHLGNGCSMTAVKNGKSFDTSMGMTPLAGMVMGTRCGDIDPALHPYIMQNTGMDIKQLDAVLNKQSGLKGLCGMNDMRDIHSAREKGDKTAQLAFDVFSHRIRSYLGAYYAVLGRVDAVIFTAGIGENDNHCRAAVCKDLEHMGIAIDLEKNDKRSGDVRDISAPGAKVPVLIVPTNEELAIARATLRVLQK, from the coding sequence ATGAAAGTTTTGGTCATCAACTGCGGCAGTTCATCGTTCAAGTACCAGATTCTGGAAATGCCGAAAGGCGAAACGCTGTGCTCCGGCCTGGTGGAACGCATCGGCGACGCCGTGGGCGCCCTGACCCACAAGATTTACAAGAACTGGGAAGAAAAAAAATACGCCTTTGAGCAGCCCTTCCCGGACCATACCGCCGGCATGCGCGCGGTTGTGAAACTGCTGACCGACCCTGAAAAGGGCGTCATCAAGGATCTTTCGGAAATCACGGCCGTCGGCCACCGCACGGTGCAGGGCGGCGAGCGTTTCATCAAGGCTTGCGTCGTGGGCGAAGAGGAAAAGAAGGCCATCCGCGATCTTTCCCCGCTGGCTCCGCTCCACAACCCCGCCAACCTCCAGGGCATCGAAGTCGCGCAGGAACTCTTCCCCAACGCGCCCTCCGTGGCCGTGTTCGACACCGAGTTCCACGCCACCATGCCGCCGCAGTCCTACATTTACGCCGTTCCCTACGAATACTATGAAAAGTACGGCGTGCGCCGCTACGGCTTCCACGGCACGTCCCACCAGTACGTGGCGGAAACAGCAGCCGAATTCCTGGGTAAAAAATTCGAGGAATTCAACTGCATCACCTGCCACCTGGGCAACGGCTGCTCCATGACCGCCGTCAAAAACGGCAAAAGCTTCGACACCTCCATGGGCATGACCCCGCTGGCCGGCATGGTCATGGGCACCCGTTGCGGCGACATTGACCCCGCGCTCCACCCCTACATCATGCAGAACACGGGCATGGACATCAAACAGCTCGACGCCGTGCTCAACAAACAGAGCGGCCTCAAGGGCCTGTGCGGCATGAACGACATGCGCGACATCCATTCGGCCCGCGAAAAGGGCGACAAGACCGCCCAGCTGGCGTTTGACGTCTTCTCCCACCGCATCCGCAGCTACCTCGGCGCGTATTACGCCGTGCTCGGCCGCGTGGACGCCGTGATCTTCACCGCGGGCATCGGCGAAAACGACAACCACTGCCGCGCGGCGGTCTGCAAAGACCTTGAGCACATGGGCATCGCCATCGACCTGGAAAAGAACGACAAGCGTTCCGGCGATGTGCGCGACATCAGCGCGCCCGGCGCCAAAGTGCCGGTGCTGATCGTGCCGACCAACGAAGAACTGGCCATTGCCAGGGCTACCCTGCGCGTGCTGCAGAAATAA
- a CDS encoding Predicted protein — protein MKRKIPVYFWFPVLGCIVGGTFFMSFPPVADQFMTLFGVGYAGLSVLFSILYWSHSLCQMPGGLIVDRLGVARSLIVCLAVMIVTNLVPFIAPGSLSLAIAMRVVLGLVTGAYFLVMIKIIKILTPPVHVARMQGMHGAAFCLGTLVPYLYLPPAGAYGWAAAYLSGAILCVVVGLCMFRLPLERLRETRETDSFSQVLKTVKKIATSKDIWLMGICHGFFFGSINTFGNWLPSILADIRANSTPEDWAAATGVMLFIGTMGRVFGSEIMGLMTRWQLITRVMLLIGVFYWVLAFCANPVLFFCLCLVLALLCGLTFASVFTLLIEIALPAYVSSTMGFMSMLANLVNILLILLWGTAREYTGNFSYALCVSGTCALVVWLWARKRNPEKALAGKAPS, from the coding sequence ATGAAACGGAAGATACCGGTATACTTCTGGTTCCCCGTGCTGGGCTGCATCGTGGGCGGCACGTTTTTCATGAGCTTCCCGCCGGTGGCCGACCAGTTCATGACCCTTTTCGGCGTGGGCTATGCGGGTCTTTCCGTCTTGTTCAGCATCCTGTACTGGAGCCACTCCCTGTGCCAGATGCCCGGCGGGCTTATCGTGGACCGGCTCGGCGTGGCGCGCTCGCTCATCGTCTGCCTGGCCGTCATGATCGTTACGAACCTCGTCCCCTTCATCGCGCCGGGGAGCCTTTCGCTCGCCATTGCCATGCGCGTCGTGCTGGGGCTTGTGACCGGGGCCTATTTCCTGGTCATGATAAAAATCATCAAGATACTGACGCCGCCGGTGCATGTGGCCAGAATGCAGGGCATGCACGGCGCGGCGTTCTGCCTCGGCACCCTGGTGCCGTATCTGTATCTTCCCCCGGCCGGGGCTTACGGCTGGGCGGCGGCCTACCTTTCGGGCGCCATCCTGTGCGTTGTGGTGGGGCTGTGCATGTTCCGCCTGCCCCTGGAACGGCTGCGGGAAACCCGCGAGACGGACAGCTTCTCCCAGGTTCTGAAGACCGTGAAAAAGATCGCGACCTCCAAGGACATCTGGCTCATGGGGATCTGCCACGGGTTCTTTTTCGGCTCCATCAACACGTTCGGCAACTGGCTGCCGTCCATCCTCGCGGACATCCGGGCGAACAGCACGCCCGAGGACTGGGCCGCGGCAACCGGCGTCATGCTGTTCATCGGCACCATGGGCAGGGTGTTCGGCTCCGAGATCATGGGGCTTATGACGCGCTGGCAGCTCATCACCCGCGTGATGCTGCTGATCGGCGTTTTTTACTGGGTTCTCGCCTTCTGTGCCAACCCCGTGCTGTTCTTCTGCCTGTGCCTTGTGCTCGCGCTTTTGTGCGGCCTGACCTTTGCCTCGGTGTTCACCCTGCTGATCGAGATCGCGCTCCCGGCGTATGTTTCCTCGACCATGGGCTTCATGAGCATGCTGGCCAACCTCGTGAACATTCTGTTGATTCTCCTCTGGGGAACGGCCCGCGAGTATACCGGAAATTTTTCTTACGCGCTGTGCGTTTCAGGAACCTGCGCCCTGGTCGTCTGGCTCTGGGCCAGAAAGCGTAACCCGGAAAAGGCCCTGGCAGGGAAAGCCCCCTCCTGA
- a CDS encoding hypothetical protein (Evidence 5 : No homology to any previously reported sequences) encodes MCALTSIRALCRAGAEAEAHAAGKAVNGDFLLHQAYSQAKGLHSPVLEAKILNTMAVFAMEGKRAKAAIPLLAQARAKVDGRIGRNNKLYAVIANNLVQAEVAAIAESVAVSNN; translated from the coding sequence ATGTGCGCTTTGACATCCATACGGGCACTGTGCCGGGCCGGGGCCGAGGCCGAGGCGCACGCGGCGGGCAAGGCCGTGAACGGGGACTTCCTTCTGCACCAGGCCTATTCCCAGGCCAAGGGCCTGCATTCGCCCGTGCTGGAAGCGAAGATCCTGAACACCATGGCGGTGTTCGCCATGGAGGGAAAACGGGCGAAGGCCGCCATCCCTCTGCTGGCCCAGGCCCGGGCGAAAGTGGACGGCCGGATAGGCAGAAACAACAAACTGTACGCGGTTATCGCAAACAACCTGGTGCAGGCCGAAGTCGCCGCAATTGCGGAGAGCGTTGCCGTATCCAATAATTGA
- a CDS encoding Predicted protein → MSVPYYFWFPISVSMGMGFMSLSIPPVANQFMELFGVGYGGLSFFLSIYYWTHSFIQVPAGLLLDRIGVVRSLILCIAVSLVSSLAPFLEPDSLPLAVAGRFLLGMCTGGLFLITVKIIKALTPPVYVSRVQGVQGAAVALGTMLPYLLLPLAGGYGWAASYVACAAFCFVIAYGAYKMPLRAMRRSHAHPTLRETWESIKVIATSREVWFLGCCHGLSFGTMMTVIGNWLPSILVDMRPGTAIEDWALFTSAMLFVGMFGRISGGEMARKVPRGIILNRAMFVVAATHLILAVSGFAALSIVVAFLAAFLCSLTFSPVFTLATDTAQPAYVATAVGFMNMIANILNVLLILFLGLLRDATGSFTAGLCISGTAALVFCILTRNLAKTIGENRP, encoded by the coding sequence GTGTCCGTTCCGTATTATTTCTGGTTCCCCATCTCCGTTTCGATGGGGATGGGCTTTATGAGCCTGAGTATCCCGCCGGTGGCCAACCAATTCATGGAGCTTTTCGGCGTGGGGTACGGAGGGCTTTCCTTTTTTCTCAGCATCTATTACTGGACCCACTCCTTCATTCAGGTTCCGGCCGGGCTTTTGCTCGACCGCATCGGGGTTGTCCGGTCCCTCATCCTGTGCATCGCGGTTTCCCTCGTCTCTTCCCTTGCCCCTTTTCTCGAGCCGGACAGCCTGCCCCTTGCGGTGGCCGGGCGGTTTCTGCTGGGGATGTGCACGGGCGGGCTGTTCTTGATTACGGTAAAAATCATCAAAGCCCTTACCCCGCCGGTGTACGTCAGCCGCGTGCAGGGCGTGCAGGGCGCTGCCGTCGCCTTGGGGACCATGCTGCCGTATCTGCTCCTTCCCCTCGCGGGCGGGTACGGCTGGGCCGCCTCGTACGTCGCATGCGCGGCGTTTTGTTTTGTCATCGCTTACGGCGCGTATAAGATGCCGCTCCGGGCCATGCGCCGCTCCCACGCCCACCCGACCCTGCGGGAGACGTGGGAATCGATAAAGGTCATCGCGACCTCCAGGGAGGTCTGGTTCCTCGGCTGCTGCCACGGGCTGTCCTTCGGGACCATGATGACGGTCATCGGCAACTGGCTGCCGTCCATCCTCGTTGATATGCGGCCCGGAACCGCCATAGAGGACTGGGCGCTTTTCACCAGCGCCATGCTGTTCGTCGGCATGTTCGGCCGCATATCCGGCGGCGAGATGGCGCGCAAGGTGCCGCGCGGGATTATCCTGAACCGCGCGATGTTCGTTGTCGCGGCGACGCATCTGATTCTGGCCGTTTCCGGCTTTGCCGCGTTGAGCATCGTCGTGGCGTTCCTGGCCGCTTTTTTGTGCAGTCTGACCTTTTCCCCGGTGTTCACCCTGGCAACGGACACGGCCCAACCCGCCTACGTGGCGACGGCCGTGGGATTCATGAATATGATCGCCAACATTCTCAACGTGCTGCTTATTCTTTTTCTCGGCCTGCTCCGCGACGCGACAGGTTCCTTCACCGCCGGGCTGTGCATTTCCGGAACGGCGGCCCTGGTGTTCTGCATCCTCACGCGCAACCTCGCCAAGACCATCGGAGAGAACCGGCCATGA
- a CDS encoding hypothetical protein (Evidence 5 : No homology to any previously reported sequences) has protein sequence MREKAPQAFESFSLRPARDINRNLYAHLPGMASNKNIIPEKAMPLPRNAFAARRGSGTGAGPQGAATCF, from the coding sequence ATGCGCGAAAAAGCGCCGCAAGCGTTTGAAAGTTTCTCCCTTCGCCCCGCCCGCGACATCAACCGCAACCTTTACGCCCACCTTCCGGGCATGGCAAGCAATAAGAACATCATTCCGGAAAAAGCCATGCCCTTGCCGCGCAACGCATTCGCCGCCCGGCGCGGCTCCGGAACGGGTGCCGGGCCCCAGGGCGCGGCGACCTGCTTCTAG
- a CDS encoding Pyridine nucleotide-disulfide oxidoreductase family protein, with product MNKQNASKKQHVVIVGAGFAGLWAAQRLAKRDAAKLVEVTLIDRNNYHTFPPLLYQVAAAELEAESISYPIRGIFRNTPNVNTLMTEAKGVDIRNRLLLTDGTPIPYDHLVLAPGSRTSYFNIPGAEENTFGLKSIEEAVRLRSHILACFERAAMEGTERHEGLLTVAVVGAGATGLEYAGALAELMSGPLVRDFPHLAKNKAKVVLIDAAPDVLMPFPPRLREYARERLGKMGVEVRTNAQVAEVKPDSIVLKDGTMVRAYTIVWSAGVMGHGIGQAGGFILGRGGRIAVTPTLQIVDRPEIHVAGDTGLPSLENPPPMVAPNAIQQGEHVAKNIIRIVKGKAPEEFVYRDKGSMVTIGRSSAVAAIGKREFTGIMAWMLWLFVHLSYLIGFRNRILVMIGWAWDYFFYERSVRLILPNTGSVLKVCGTGENVCGLDDADAAPQPENVPPQG from the coding sequence ATGAACAAGCAGAACGCTTCAAAAAAACAACACGTCGTCATCGTGGGCGCGGGATTCGCCGGCCTGTGGGCGGCGCAGCGCCTGGCAAAACGCGACGCCGCGAAACTCGTCGAAGTCACCCTGATCGACCGCAACAACTACCACACCTTCCCGCCGCTCTTGTACCAGGTGGCGGCGGCGGAACTGGAGGCGGAATCCATCTCCTACCCCATCCGGGGAATTTTCCGTAACACCCCCAACGTAAACACGCTCATGACCGAAGCCAAGGGCGTGGATATACGCAACCGGTTGCTGCTGACGGACGGTACCCCCATCCCTTACGACCACCTGGTTCTCGCGCCGGGGAGCCGCACTTCGTATTTCAACATTCCCGGAGCGGAGGAAAACACGTTCGGCCTCAAGAGCATTGAGGAAGCCGTCCGGTTGCGCAGCCATATCCTGGCCTGCTTTGAACGCGCCGCCATGGAAGGGACGGAACGCCACGAAGGCCTGCTCACCGTCGCCGTGGTGGGTGCCGGGGCCACCGGTCTTGAATACGCGGGCGCGCTCGCAGAACTCATGTCCGGCCCGCTGGTCCGTGATTTCCCCCACCTGGCCAAAAACAAGGCCAAGGTCGTCCTCATCGACGCCGCGCCGGACGTTTTGATGCCCTTCCCGCCGCGCCTCCGGGAATACGCCCGCGAACGGCTCGGGAAAATGGGCGTGGAAGTGCGGACAAACGCCCAGGTTGCCGAAGTGAAGCCGGATTCCATCGTCCTCAAGGACGGCACGATGGTGCGCGCCTATACCATTGTCTGGTCCGCCGGGGTCATGGGGCACGGCATCGGGCAGGCAGGGGGCTTCATTCTCGGCAGGGGGGGCCGCATCGCGGTGACGCCCACCTTGCAGATCGTGGACCGGCCGGAAATCCACGTCGCGGGCGACACGGGCCTGCCGAGCCTGGAAAATCCCCCTCCCATGGTCGCGCCCAACGCCATCCAGCAAGGGGAACACGTCGCCAAAAACATCATCCGCATCGTCAAGGGGAAGGCCCCGGAGGAATTCGTATACAGAGACAAAGGCTCCATGGTCACCATCGGCCGCAGTTCGGCGGTCGCGGCCATCGGCAAGCGGGAGTTCACCGGGATTATGGCCTGGATGCTCTGGCTGTTCGTGCACCTTTCCTATCTGATCGGGTTCCGCAACCGCATCCTGGTGATGATCGGCTGGGCCTGGGATTATTTCTTTTACGAGCGGTCGGTCCGGCTTATTCTGCCCAACACCGGTTCCGTGCTGAAGGTGTGCGGCACCGGGGAGAACGTGTGCGGGCTGGATGACGCTGACGCCGCTCCCCAGCCGGAAAACGTCCCGCCGCAAGGCTAA
- a CDS encoding conserved hypothetical protein (Evidence 4 : Homologs of previously reported genes of unknown function) produces MCVALVGGMDRLKRDYENAAKRCGVKLKVFTGKESCLVDKMGRVDVAILFTSMISHNARTEVMQKSKSMGIPVTFLHSNGVSGLRQCLSDLMAKQEDAACAL; encoded by the coding sequence ATGTGCGTAGCCCTTGTTGGTGGAATGGACAGGCTGAAACGCGATTATGAAAATGCCGCCAAGCGGTGCGGCGTCAAACTCAAGGTATTCACGGGGAAAGAATCCTGCCTTGTGGACAAGATGGGCCGGGTGGACGTGGCCATTTTATTCACCAGCATGATTTCCCATAACGCCCGCACCGAAGTCATGCAAAAGAGCAAAAGCATGGGCATACCGGTCACGTTTCTGCACTCCAACGGCGTGAGCGGCCTTCGCCAGTGCCTTTCCGACCTTATGGCCAAACAGGAGGACGCGGCATGTGCGCTTTGA
- the mntP gene encoding putative manganese efflux pump MntP (Evidence 3 : Function proposed based on presence of conserved amino acid motif, structural feature or limited homology), translating to MTLLTLLILAVALAMDAFAVAVASGVQLRCINASQTVRMAGTFGLFQFAMPVIGWFLGAGLEKLIQDYDHWVAFVLLFIVGARMLKEAWEKRGQPAEACVMTSDPTQGASLFFLGIATSVDALAVGLSFGILGHGVWFPAAVIGVVCFTITAVGLHLGKIVCSLAGNWTNRANAVGGLVLIAIGLNILREHGMFV from the coding sequence ATGACTCTTTTGACGCTTTTGATACTGGCCGTGGCTCTGGCCATGGACGCTTTCGCCGTGGCGGTCGCCAGCGGCGTGCAGTTGCGATGTATCAACGCTTCCCAGACCGTGCGCATGGCCGGAACGTTCGGGCTCTTCCAGTTCGCCATGCCCGTCATCGGCTGGTTTCTCGGCGCGGGCCTTGAAAAACTCATCCAGGATTACGACCACTGGGTCGCGTTCGTCCTGCTGTTCATCGTGGGCGCGCGCATGCTGAAAGAAGCCTGGGAAAAACGGGGCCAGCCCGCGGAAGCCTGCGTCATGACGTCGGACCCGACCCAGGGCGCGTCCCTCTTTTTCCTCGGCATCGCGACGAGCGTGGACGCCCTGGCCGTAGGGCTCTCCTTCGGCATTCTGGGCCACGGGGTATGGTTCCCGGCGGCCGTCATCGGGGTTGTCTGCTTCACCATTACCGCCGTGGGGCTGCATCTGGGAAAAATCGTCTGTTCCCTCGCCGGGAACTGGACCAACCGCGCCAACGCCGTCGGCGGCCTGGTTCTCATCGCCATCGGCCTGAACATTCTCCGCGAGCACGGGATGTTCGTGTAA
- the fabH gene encoding 3-oxoacyl-(acyl-carrier-protein) synthase 3, which translates to MSFEIIGTGSHLPAKIVTNQDFEKIVDTSDEWITQRTGIRQRYFVGEGERNVDMGTEAARRAIAMAGVDIQSIDAIIAGTCTNEAAIPSLACQIQRALGIERCFAFDVNAACSGFIFALKTAERFLTETCKTILVIGGDTMSRFLNMEDRDSCILFGDGAGAAVIRKGTRCRSFALHSRPDVHETLDMAGANARRDGQFVPSFISLKGREVYAFATRELETIIRDGLRACNLTVNDVSLFILHQANLRIIQSVAQRLGLSMDAFYTNIAEVANTSAGCIPIALDQANREGKLHSGDILVMAGVGGGLTSGCAVYEW; encoded by the coding sequence ATGAGTTTTGAGATTATCGGGACCGGCAGCCATCTGCCAGCGAAAATCGTCACCAACCAGGATTTTGAAAAAATTGTCGACACTTCGGACGAGTGGATCACACAAAGGACCGGCATCAGGCAACGGTATTTTGTCGGCGAAGGCGAACGGAACGTGGACATGGGCACGGAGGCGGCGCGCCGCGCCATCGCCATGGCGGGCGTGGACATACAGAGCATTGACGCCATAATAGCCGGAACCTGCACCAACGAGGCGGCCATTCCATCGCTGGCCTGCCAGATCCAACGGGCTTTGGGCATTGAACGCTGCTTTGCCTTTGACGTCAACGCCGCCTGCTCGGGGTTCATTTTCGCGCTCAAGACGGCGGAACGCTTTCTTACGGAAACCTGCAAGACCATTTTGGTTATCGGCGGCGATACAATGTCGCGCTTTCTGAACATGGAGGACAGGGACAGCTGCATCCTGTTCGGCGATGGGGCCGGGGCCGCCGTTATCCGGAAAGGCACGCGATGCAGGTCGTTCGCACTCCATTCACGGCCGGACGTGCACGAGACCCTGGACATGGCGGGAGCGAACGCGCGGCGGGACGGCCAGTTCGTTCCCTCTTTCATCTCGCTCAAAGGCCGCGAGGTCTACGCCTTTGCGACAAGGGAGCTGGAGACCATCATCCGCGACGGCCTGCGGGCATGCAACCTCACGGTCAATGACGTCTCCCTGTTCATTCTCCACCAGGCGAATCTCAGAATCATCCAGTCCGTGGCCCAGAGGCTCGGGCTTTCAATGGACGCGTTCTATACGAACATAGCGGAGGTGGCGAACACCTCCGCCGGCTGCATCCCCATCGCCCTGGACCAGGCCAACCGTGAGGGCAAGCTGCATTCCGGCGATATCCTGGTGATGGCGGGCGTGGGCGGGGGGCTGACTTCCGGTTGCGCCGTGTACGAATGGTAG